The following proteins are co-located in the Fusobacteria bacterium ZRK30 genome:
- a CDS encoding DNA gyrase subunit A, translated as MSNIITRYIEQEMKESYLDYSMSVIVSRALPDVKDGLKPVHRRILFAMNELGMTSDKPHKKSARIVGEVLGKYHPHGDSAVYNTMVRMAQDFNYRYELIDGHGNFGSIDGDSAAAMRYTEARMAKITKELLVDLDKNTIDYRKNFDDSLDEPIVLPAKLPNLLLNGATGIAVGMATNIPPHNLGELVEGILAVINNRLEIKGKKDGIVEGFEKIKELITNSTEKIDAEITFERIEKMISKAEVSDENRLLNTLEKIKAVVDKSIEENDALNLKLQKEREAREASSEIENYTEIPKELSLTTFREVKEVISGILVEATRITSRDLIEYITGPDFPTGGIIDGKKGIYDAYTTGRGRVRVRGKVKIEEHKNGKSSIIINEVPFQVNKARMIEKIANLVKEKKVTGITDLRDESDRNGIRVVIETKRGEEPELILNKLYKYTELQNTFGIIMLALVDNVPKVLNLKEILDHYINHRFDVITRRTRFELEKAEKRSHILEGFRIALDNIGEIIKIVRGSKDANMAKETLKIDYSFSEAQARSILDMKLQRLTGLERDKIENEYTALVEIIKELNFILNNEDKVYEIITEELEEIKENYSDERRTQIEESRLDINIEDLISDEKVIVTLTNKGYVKRISQDKYKAQKRGGKGVSSQNTVEGDFVENMYAASNLDTMMIYTDSGKVYSLKVYEIPESSKQARGKLIENMINLGEDEKVRSIIKVRDFSEEHEVFFLTRNGIVKKTNLSQFKNINKSGLRAINLKDEDDLIFVGLVDTKESEVFVATRLGYSIKFPQDNVRSMGRSATGVKGITLRPEDEVVSGVIIEREDAKILTITENGYGKRTRISGYTSQSRGGKGVINIRVSARNGKVVDVKSVTDDEELLAITSNGVVIRTPVEDISLIGRATQGVKIMRVEDTEHVVSTIKVKRNMEELIEEELLEKTEEKK; from the coding sequence ATGTCAAATATAATAACTAGATATATAGAACAAGAGATGAAAGAATCATATTTGGACTACTCTATGAGTGTAATCGTAAGTAGAGCATTACCAGATGTAAAAGATGGACTAAAACCAGTTCATAGAAGAATTCTTTTTGCCATGAATGAGTTAGGAATGACTAGTGACAAACCACATAAAAAATCGGCTAGAATCGTCGGAGAAGTACTGGGTAAGTATCATCCACATGGAGATTCAGCTGTTTATAATACTATGGTTAGAATGGCTCAAGATTTTAACTATAGATATGAATTAATAGACGGACATGGAAACTTTGGATCGATAGATGGAGATTCGGCGGCAGCCATGAGATATACAGAAGCAAGAATGGCTAAAATTACTAAAGAATTATTGGTAGATTTAGATAAAAATACTATAGATTATAGAAAAAACTTTGATGATTCATTGGATGAACCTATTGTATTACCTGCAAAACTACCTAACCTATTATTAAATGGAGCGACTGGTATTGCAGTCGGAATGGCGACAAATATACCTCCTCATAACTTGGGAGAATTAGTAGAAGGAATCTTGGCTGTTATAAATAACAGACTGGAGATAAAAGGTAAAAAAGATGGGATAGTAGAAGGGTTTGAAAAAATAAAGGAATTAATTACTAATTCTACAGAGAAGATTGATGCAGAGATTACTTTTGAAAGAATTGAAAAGATGATCTCAAAAGCTGAAGTATCTGATGAAAATAGATTGTTGAACACTCTTGAAAAAATAAAAGCTGTTGTAGATAAATCAATAGAAGAAAACGATGCATTAAACCTTAAACTTCAAAAAGAAAGAGAGGCTAGGGAAGCATCTTCAGAAATTGAAAATTATACAGAAATACCAAAAGAACTTTCATTGACTACTTTTAGAGAGGTAAAAGAGGTGATTTCAGGGATTTTAGTAGAGGCAACTAGAATAACTTCTAGAGACCTGATTGAATATATAACTGGACCTGACTTCCCAACTGGTGGAATAATTGATGGAAAAAAAGGAATCTATGATGCTTATACTACTGGTAGAGGTAGAGTAAGAGTAAGAGGTAAGGTAAAGATTGAAGAGCATAAGAATGGAAAAAGCTCGATAATAATCAATGAAGTACCATTCCAAGTAAATAAAGCTAGGATGATAGAAAAGATTGCTAACCTTGTAAAGGAAAAAAAGGTTACAGGAATAACTGATCTTAGAGATGAATCTGATAGAAATGGTATAAGAGTAGTAATAGAGACTAAAAGGGGAGAAGAACCTGAATTAATCTTAAACAAACTATATAAATATACTGAGTTACAAAATACATTTGGAATTATTATGTTAGCCTTAGTGGATAATGTACCAAAAGTATTGAATTTAAAAGAGATATTAGACCACTACATCAACCATAGATTCGATGTAATAACTAGAAGAACTAGATTTGAATTAGAAAAAGCTGAAAAAAGATCTCATATCTTAGAAGGATTTAGAATAGCTCTAGATAATATCGGAGAGATAATCAAGATAGTTAGAGGATCAAAAGATGCGAATATGGCTAAAGAAACTTTAAAAATTGATTATTCATTCAGTGAAGCCCAGGCTAGATCGATCTTAGATATGAAATTACAAAGATTAACTGGATTAGAAAGAGATAAAATAGAGAATGAATACACAGCTCTAGTAGAAATAATAAAAGAATTAAACTTTATCTTAAACAATGAAGATAAAGTTTATGAGATAATAACAGAAGAATTAGAAGAGATTAAAGAGAACTATTCAGATGAAAGAAGAACTCAAATAGAGGAATCTAGATTAGATATCAATATAGAGGACTTAATTTCAGATGAAAAGGTAATCGTAACTCTGACTAATAAAGGTTATGTAAAGAGAATAAGCCAGGATAAGTATAAAGCTCAAAAAAGAGGCGGAAAAGGTGTAAGCAGCCAAAATACAGTAGAGGGTGACTTCGTAGAAAATATGTATGCTGCTTCTAACTTAGATACCATGATGATCTATACAGACAGCGGAAAGGTATATAGCTTAAAAGTATATGAAATCCCAGAATCTTCTAAGCAGGCTAGAGGTAAATTAATTGAAAATATGATTAATTTAGGAGAAGATGAGAAGGTAAGATCTATAATAAAAGTTAGAGATTTTTCTGAAGAACATGAAGTATTCTTCCTGACTAGAAATGGTATAGTGAAGAAAACTAACTTAAGTCAGTTTAAAAATATTAATAAATCTGGTCTACGTGCTATAAACTTAAAAGATGAAGATGATCTTATATTCGTTGGATTAGTTGATACCAAAGAAAGTGAGGTATTCGTAGCTACAAGATTAGGATACTCTATAAAGTTCCCACAAGATAATGTAAGATCTATGGGAAGATCAGCAACAGGAGTAAAAGGAATCACTCTACGTCCAGAAGATGAGGTAGTATCAGGAGTAATAATAGAGCGTGAAGATGCTAAGATCCTTACTATAACTGAAAATGGATATGGAAAAAGAACGAGAATAAGCGGTTATACCAGCCAATCAAGAGGTGGAAAAGGTGTAATCAATATAAGAGTAAGTGCTAGAAACGGAAAGGTTGTAGATGTAAAATCTGTAACTGATGATGAAGAATTATTAGCTATTACTTCAAATGGAGTTGTAATTAGAACTCCAGTAGAGGATATATCTTTAATTGGAAGAGCAACCCAAGGTGTAAAGATCATGAGAGTAGAAGATACGGAACATGTAGTTTCTACAATCAAAGTAAAAAGAAATATGGAAGAGCTTATTGAAGAGGAACTTTTAGAGAAAACAGAAGAAAAAAAATAA
- a CDS encoding metallophosphoesterase has protein sequence MKVLVVSDSHSRLDNLMKIWEKEVPDVVISAGDYSKDVEELSYVYENSKYYIVRGNCDYMDHNTEDTLEFELSGKKIFLTHGHLFGVKTSYDYLRMEAKDRGSDLCIFGHTHIPYLEEEEMILFNPGAVKDGLYGILNINNDEINIEHRKL, from the coding sequence ATGAAAGTATTGGTGGTATCGGATAGTCATTCGAGGCTGGATAATTTGATGAAAATATGGGAAAAGGAAGTTCCAGATGTAGTTATCTCAGCTGGAGATTACAGTAAAGATGTAGAGGAGTTATCATATGTATATGAAAACTCTAAATATTATATAGTCAGAGGAAATTGTGATTATATGGATCATAATACGGAGGATACTTTAGAGTTTGAACTCTCAGGTAAAAAGATATTTTTAACCCATGGCCATCTATTTGGAGTTAAGACAAGTTATGATTATCTGAGGATGGAAGCAAAAGACAGAGGTAGCGATCTATGTATCTTTGGTCATACACATATCCCTTATTTAGAGGAAGAAGAGATGATTTTATTTAATCCGGGAGCCGTGAAAGATGGGCTCTATGGGATATTGAACATAAATAATGATGAAATCAATATAGAACATAGAAAGTTATAA
- the pheS gene encoding phenylalanine--tRNA ligase subunit alpha: MKGIINALKDEVAISLTSITSVKELEDLKIEILGKKGKLTDIMKGMRNLSKEERPIIGQLANEVRDFITNEIETKMTELKDAEKNERMNNETIDVSLPGRETGTGRLHPITETMDFLKNIFIEMGFDVAAGPELETTFNNFDALNIPETHPSRDLQDTFYIDDNTVLRTHTSPVQIRYMQNKTAPFRMVCPGKVYRSDYDVSHTPMFHQMEGLMVGENISFANLKAILTEFVNKVFGETNVRFRPHFFPFTEPSAEMDVECVICKGKGCRLCKNTGWLEIMGCGMVDPEVLKSVNYDADEISGFAFGMGIERVAMLRHGIDDLRAFYDNDMRFLKQFNF, translated from the coding sequence ATGAAAGGGATAATAAACGCTCTAAAGGATGAAGTAGCTATTAGCTTAACTTCAATAACTAGTGTAAAAGAACTAGAAGATCTAAAGATAGAGATTTTGGGGAAAAAAGGTAAATTGACAGATATCATGAAAGGTATGAGAAATTTATCCAAGGAAGAAAGACCTATTATTGGTCAATTAGCTAATGAAGTTAGGGATTTTATTACAAATGAAATTGAAACTAAGATGACTGAGCTAAAGGACGCAGAAAAAAATGAGAGAATGAATAACGAAACTATAGATGTTAGTTTACCAGGAAGAGAAACAGGAACTGGAAGATTACATCCTATAACCGAAACTATGGATTTTTTAAAGAATATATTTATAGAGATGGGATTTGATGTAGCGGCAGGACCGGAATTAGAAACTACATTTAATAACTTTGATGCATTGAATATACCAGAAACTCATCCATCGAGAGATCTACAGGACACTTTCTATATTGATGATAATACAGTACTTAGAACACATACATCACCTGTACAAATTAGATATATGCAAAATAAAACAGCACCATTTAGAATGGTATGTCCAGGAAAGGTATACAGATCTGACTATGATGTATCTCATACACCAATGTTCCACCAAATGGAAGGATTGATGGTAGGAGAAAATATATCGTTTGCTAACTTAAAAGCAATCTTAACAGAATTTGTAAACAAGGTATTTGGAGAAACTAATGTAAGATTTAGACCTCATTTCTTCCCATTCACAGAACCTTCAGCAGAGATGGATGTAGAATGTGTAATCTGTAAAGGAAAAGGTTGCAGACTTTGTAAAAATACAGGTTGGTTAGAAATAATGGGTTGCGGAATGGTAGATCCTGAAGTATTAAAAAGTGTAAATTATGATGCAGATGAAATAAGTGGATTTGCATTTGGAATGGGAATAGAAAGAGTTGCGATGCTAAGACATGGTATAGATGACTTAAGAGCATTTTATGACAATGATATGAGGTTCTTAAAGCAGTTTAACTTTTAA